ATTAAGATATATACTTGGAAATGTGAGTACACAagattaatgtgcatgtttattatgtggtttgaaatgatttgttaattgtTGTAATATGTTACAACAAAACGATTTCAGTTGTTGGGCTAATGCCCGAATATGTTAAATTATACTAATAAGTTGATAGAGCAAACTTTGTgactaaataaaattataaccATGAGATTGTTGTAGATTATCATAAATTATGTTCACATTGTTGAATATGATAAAAACTTGGTAAGATGTGAATGAGTAATTTATATTTATGAGACTTAAATGACATTTGTATGGTTTTacattatgttaattgtatgatatatgtatggTTGAGGTTTCTTAttgtttacatatgaacttacagagctatatagcttacccccttcctttcccatgttttataggaTTATTAAGCTAGCTCAGAGTTGGAGATCGctggagatcctatcacactatcaagctatcattttgggtattgataaatttaagtattttaagttatggcGTGTATAGGGGcttggtcatttggttatatgTGCCTTTATGATTGTAGCCAATATATTGGTTTGTGATTGTTAAAGGCTTGTTTGATATTTGGTCATGTAAATTGACTTATTTTTGGGCTAACATGGTTGTGAGCCTAAGAATATTTATATATGTGCCAATAGCTTTGGTTACATACTCATGGTATGCTTGATGAATGATGGAAGAATGATTTATGACATGAAAGTGAAATGTTTGGCAAGTGTTAGTCATGAttttggatgttttggttgcataaatatgctatgttttgtgcctttgaattgaTGTGATTACATGTGTGATTAAGGGTGatagatggcttggtaaatagccttattattgtccacatgggtagacacacgggcgtgtgtctaggccgtgtgtgacacatagtcagCCCCATGGACGTGTGATCCGGCCATGtttcccctgcacctaaattgttgcaaaacagaatgcacAGTATCTAGCACACatgtagagacacgagcgtgtgtctcagccgtgtaaaagACACGGCctcgggacatgggcgtgtgtcttggccgtgtgacttcaatttttgacaaataaagagttacacgggttagagacacgggcgtgtgtgaccacacggcctgcccacacgggcgtgtcccaagctacacgggcatgtgacccctgtttagcaaaaattctctaagtgttgcaaaatttttctaaagctctcggtttagtcccgaaccgcttccAAAGCTTGTTttaggcctcataggctcgttttagggacaatatgaatgtatgtaaaaaattttaaatttggatagaaatttacgtctcagttttgtatgtttgcttaagtttaaatctggtaatgcctcataccctattttggcgtcgaatacaggtaagaggtgttacaaatgTAGCATGTACAAAACATGttagtcatatatatatttcttaagaATATGAATAAGCTTGtatgagctcaataataatagTCCTTTTTCCATATGCACATTCTTTCTACATTAAGTATTCAAATATCATATATAATTCATGTCCAGTCCATGTAATTCAAGTATGTGCTTGTAATAATTCATCTCAAATTCACATTGCCTCATATCAGGATATTTacttgttgaatttatttgaaatatcaatggatacacatgtagtacactcgaagtgtacaaatctGTAATCCGTCAACTCATATTCAGGGGTGCCCAtaagggcacataatcaggaagcacactctcgagccatatatcaaAATGCTCAAATGAGTCATGTAACAGGATGCTTATCTAAGCTAAACAGGAAACTCCTAAGAGTTTAGaacaggaagctcattgagcttaacaggtaactctgaATTATCAGGGAGCTCCGGATAGCataacagggagttcaagcgagccatgtcagaAAGCTCATAAGAGCGTATATCAAGACACTCACGAAGAGCTATGTCTGTGTCCGTAATAAATGCTGGATCATAaccgatcgaatcatgtaacaggatgctcacaaagagctacaGTAGTATGCAACACATGCATGATGACTACCGATCAGGATACTCGCAGGAACTATATAATAGGAATGCTCAAGAAGGCTTTAAACAATATGTTCGTCTAAGCTAtaatgtccgcaacatatgcaggactataTACAATACGGGAAAATCCTGCATCCATCGAATTGCTTTTATTCAAATGGGACTTAACACTTGTCAGACATTTTCGGATATGTGATTTATGTTTATACATGAAAATCATACATTTCACAatcataacattcaatttaaacatataaacatacattttagttacacgaacttacctcgacaatgtttgTGTACACAAAGACTACTAATCTGATATTTtcctttttcctcgatctaacttcgtACGAGGTCTAActagatctatacgagtaaatttaactcaatttaatacatttcatattcaattgaactcaattcacttcttaggcaaaattaccattttgcccctacacttttcataaatgacaattttgtccctaggttcagaaaataaaattcatgcaatttaatccttattccaagcctaaccaattttTACATGTCTTAATAATAGCCCAtgaatttcaaaaaaatcaaaaattttccatgggttttaccatttttcaatttaatccataaatcataatttcatcaaaattctctttgtaaaagttgtttatctatcaacaacctttcaatttctaccataaatttcaaaatttcaacatttacatccatggaaaaatttctatactttgatatctttacaaattaatccctaaaataGATAGATTGAACTAATATGATCTCggaaatataaaattactaaaaacgggacaagaatgcttacccaattaagccaagaaagcttgttttctctttcctagggtttccatgtattttaggggaagaatatgataataataatatgatatttctatttaatttattattatccattaatttttcaacattccaatttagtccttttctttttctaattttccatggatgattcatcaaaaatatctactaaattttcttaagggtctaattaccatataaggacatctaattttgaatttcatagctaattaatccttatagctaACTAGAATCCAACtgttgcattttatgcaatttggtcctttcatcAAATTAGACATCTAAcaggtaaaatttcttaacaaaattttcacacgatatttctataattcgtagatcataaaataatattaaaataaatttctcttccaTGATTGGATCtatagtcccaaaaccactgtttcgattacaCTGAAAATGGATTGTTACAGTAACATCTGGAACATTACTAGTTTCAACTCGAATTGTTGAGCTTGTATATTTGGTCTAACTATGATTATGTGTTAGCAAGAATGCATCTCCTCATGCACTGATGGCAAACTTGTAAAAAGCAAATACACTAAGTTAAATAAAAACTACGAAGTAAAATAACCAAACCAAATTTCACCAAACTGTCGATCCCCGACAACAGAGCCAAAAACTTGTCGTGTGTAAAACAATGTGcgattttgtgcaagtatacatgtcagttcaagtaataaagtgatgagtgagtatcgttCCCACAAGGATCAAATTGAGGCACAAAATTGGTTAAGTTATTGTAATATGGTTAATGTTATGGCAAGACTGACGAATAAGATGTTATGGTAAACTAAGGTAAGTATGTAGTGATAATTCAAAGGAATGATGATGTATACAGAGATGGAATTGATGAATAATTGGAAATGCTATGGCAAAAGTGAGGCGAAATGTAATGGCAATAACGAGAGTGATTATCCAAATATAAtctaaataaagaaataaacaaCTAAATATGTTGTGGCAAAGTTACTACAACAAAGAATAAGGATAGAATAATGTTGATTCGGAAGATCCGGATTACCCAGAATCAACTCTTACTGTCAATAATGCCTTGGCAAAATCATATTTACTTTACTGCATAGAAGAGTTCTAAAATGGCCTGCCTCTCGCGAGAGTaaaacctcaagttaccttgccCGTGTTGTAATaccttgaaaatttttacagtaagatattatctttgatatagtaaaataaggaaataaagtgacaaaaagggaaattttgagttatgtcaatattgagaagtctattatgatatattaattcaagaaaggactaaattgtaaaagtgagaaaagttttgttgcacaagagtaaatattcataatttgaggggttaaagtgtaaatatgaaaaagttgaaggaccaatagtgtaaataatttaagagtggaatgatctagaaactaaggaaaatggatgaattaggaccaaattgaatagatgaagaactatgagggactaaattgcaattttaccaaattaaatgatgactcaaggatggaattttaaaagataatgaagggcaaaatggtcaattggaagagagagaaatctagaaagtaataatgatgctagagatattttgatattttataattatttaattagataaatattattttattaatactttaataagatattttattattattttattaatatataaagaaagaaagatgagaaattctcatccatattttcccatgcattaacgtgagagaaagagaggaagaaagaaagttttgctttctttacaatttggtccttttaccaaaaatttaccattttcacccaaaaatcaaatgaatttccatagctaccaagagacaaaaatgttaaggagagcatggggagttagaatatcaagttggattcaagaaatagaagctggaggagagagaaaataaagttaaagattagtatcaatagaacaaggtaagtatatcaagatttcaatatgtttttaagtttgttattattgacaaagcatggaaataatgttatagtggagttttcttacataaggtcctatgtttttgatatgttagtgaagagaaaataagagaaagtgatgagaaatggtgtagaaaaagaaaataagggtgttataacatggtaattaatagcttgcacaaaaacagtttggacagcagtagactaactttgaaaaatcaccataaattgtagaaatcgaattagaatatgaaaaatatggaattaaagattattgagtatagtttctcatagaagaaatagtgtaggcaatggatttttaaattttgagacataatgaattttgtgagacaaggtcagaatgaattcgggttcccctgttctaactttgaaaaatcataaaaaattgaataaaaataattaggggcttaaatttatatttataaaatccttaatgagtctatttttaagagaaacaaacaataacatcatttgaatcatgtatgaggagataattaatttttggtgaagaggggtcagaactgtcagacagcagaacaggggtaaagaataaactgtatttattggctaaaccaaaaattctgaaatttttatggtaagaatatatatgagtctagattcagggaaaattatctaatattaattttgagttctatagatccatatataaataatttagtgactatgatgcagatagacagcttgaatattcataaaagtaaataataaaaattatggataatgttacttacaagtgtgttatctacattaaggatgtggaatggagaggaggaggaaaaatatgtatgaatattcatctagcatggctaatttgcatattttaggctcagggactaaattgaataaaagtaaaactttatgggcaattttgtaaacatgtcagaaatgaccaaattgcatgaaatggattattttattatttaaattacaaaatttaatgaaattattaatttagttcaagatcgggggaaaacatgttttagggattaaattgaaaagtgttgaaattatgaaaaattctgatattttatagaattcatggattgttatcaatatatatgagaataatagctggaaataaggattaaattgcaagaattttattttcctcaccctaaggatgaaatcatcattaactaaaagtttaggggcaaaatggtaatttttcctagagcattaattaaatgcattagaatatgaaatgaatgaaaatgatgatcaaatttatttataaagatccggacgactcaaatatgagacttgatcgtggaaaagaaaagatatcagattaatgaaattataaacacaaacaagcaatgaggtaagttcgtgtaacttgaattatattcttaaatgcttgagattgtatgctatttatgtgaatatgatttgaatgttcattgtatgaaaatttatgaaacattgataaatttgataaaaggagaagaaatcccggttgaatgaaaggaaaattcgatggatctctgaaaaggaattgacggtaaaaggatctagcccggacgggtgatcctatcctgatatagcccttccgaagaatatgtgtaaaacggatttagcccggacgggtaatccgaattagggtctgaatttagcctggactggtaattcagatccaagctcattagagtaattgtcattgcaggggatttagcctggactggtaatcccgacaatactctatgagtttatattacaggggatttagcctggactggtaatcccactgtaaggatgaggttcagggagtgtgctctctgatatgaaatgtgtaagaccatggttgaaagataccatggcaacctgtgtgtaagaccatggttgaaagataccatggcaacctgatgtgaaatgtgtaagaccatggttgaaagataccatggcaacctgtgtgtaagaccatggttgaaagataccatggcaacctgatatgaaatgtgtaagaccatggttggaagataccatggcaacctgatatgagatgtgtaagaccatggttgaagataccatggcaacgtgacatgaaaagaataagaccatggttgaaagataccatggcaacgtgacatgaaaagagtaagaccatggttgaaagataccatggcaacatgacagaaaatgagtaagaccatagttgaaagacactatggcatcacgtcaaagataaataagaccgtggatgggagacgctataacatctgttgaacaattgatattcaggtaaaatgtatcagatgacgaatggttatatgaaatggttgtgtgaaatgtttacaagaactggtcatatggaaatatatgtacaaaagcgttgtatgaaataattatgaaaatggataaatgaaataagtataagtacatggaatataatttatgttaagtttgatataagctattaccgaataaatatacataaaatatatggaaatgatgaagcataaaatattgataaaatgaaatgaatgatatatgcttgtgaagaaacggtaagagcatgatatgtttcatgacatgtacatatatgattatctttgatatgttgatacaaggaaattatgtaattgagactattattaaactcaagtgcgacatgtcgagaaaatagatatatcaatgttgaatttatatgagatatgtgcaagtatactaacaatgttgttgtttgatgcttatacaagtgccaaactgttgattgaatggtaatatatttattttatatgatacattgaatcggtaagtattttaatttttaagtgatcgcaaatggtagtaatgctcaaaCCACTTACGGCAAataatacgggttaggggtgttacacgtgtctATAGGCTTTTAGATATCTTGCATGGCTTCCTTCTATATGGTTGTGACTCTATTTCTAGAGTCAACTACAAGTGTCTATCAAATACTTactcatttcatttaattttaattcaaccaatccaaaccttTTGGAATTAGAATCGGTTTATAAGTATCTGAcagtcttctatgtctagaaatcgtttgcattttaattaagaaatatGAACAATCAATTATAAGTATACGAAcagtcttctatgtctagaaatcgtttgcattttaattaagaaatatgaacaatcaaatgaaatagtaaagtaaattaaatatatattgcaTCCATAAAAACAGTTTAAGGATTCATCAAAGgtaatcccaaccctatgagatttagctcatgggctGGGAAATAAAATTCTAAACCAAAATATTTTCTGACATTATGTTCAACTACTTCAATTCAATCTTTCGAAGGAACACTAATGGAAATAACGGAAGAACTTCGCGAAACAACTTTCGCTTGCCCAGTCCAATTTTTGGTAGCACAACGTCCTATGATGGCTAAAAAAGACTACCTTCGACTTCCTTTCCTTTGCGCAGCCAAACCCTTATTCACGCCAAAGGATCTCTCCCACTTTTTTTCGCCATTTGTGAGGTTCCCTTCATCAGCCTTCATAGATAGATTAGGCTAGGGTCGACTAATGACTAGTGATTATATTATCTACTTTTAGGGGGATTTATCTAGTACAAATTTGAATTTGAGCTAAGACTGTTGCGCTGAAAATGTTGACTTGGTCTTCCCAACATTGCCACGGCATCCGTGCTGGCAAACTGTCTGCACTTTGCCCTGAAAAAACTTCACTTATTTATTTCCTCGTTCCAAAACCTATTCCTACCACACCAACACACAAAAGAACTCCACCGCAGGTAATTAAAAGCACCTAATTCCAACGTAGTCCAAGtcctaatataatatttaaaatactaactaaaatgttctaaaatgcaataaaatatacataagttcaagaaattagctaggtctaaaggcatgaaatataactcttttcaagagttatcaaggATACGGTGTCTTGACAAACAATTCTCTTTGAAAGACTTGAGAGAACTTATCTACTTTTTTAATCTTGAAGTAACTCAGAATGGTGATTGTGTGCATGTGTCTCAAAAGAAATATGCTCGAAAACTATTGGAACGAGCTGAAATGGCCAACGCCAAGCTTGTCATCACACCCATGGTAAGTTCTCCCACCTTAACATCTTTTCCTCTTGTTGATGGTACCAAGTATCGAAAAGTTGTTGGAGGTTTGCAATATTTGTGCCTAATAAGACCTGATATAGCCTTTTTTGTCAACAAGGTTAGTCAATACATGCACATGCCTCATAATGTTCATTGGAGTGCTGACAAATGGATTTTGAGATGCCTCTGTGGTACAATTGGTCATAGGCTAGTGTTTCATCCTTCGACAGTCTTGTTAATGGGATTTTTTTTATGCTGATTGGGCTAGCTCACTTGAGGGTCATAGATCAGCTTCTGGCTTTTGTGCGTATCTTGGTAACAATTTGATTGGTTGTTCATCCAAGAAATAGAGAGTGGTGTCTCGGTCTACATCAAAAGCTAAGTACAAGAGTTTGGCAAATGCAACATCTGAACTTACATGGTTTCACTCCTTGCTTGATGAAGTAGGAGTGACTCTTAATGGAATTCCAGTTATCTGGTGTGATAATTCCAACACAATTTCATTGGCAATAAAACCTATGTTGCATGCTTGTGTCAAGCATGTACCTGGAAATGATCAAGTGGTTGATGTTCTTACCAAGCCATTAACCATAGGAGTTTTCGCTCAGTTTCACGATAGGTTGAATGTGGTTGCATTTGAAGTTTTTTAGCGAGGAAATGCAAGGAGAATATTAGAGGAAGTAACTGGTGGAAGTTGAGCAAAGTTGTTAAGCGAATTATTGTGATAAGTTATGAGTAGTTATCCATTCTGTTGAGAATTCGTTGTTGGCTTGTGAGTTAATTTAGAGTCGATATTCAACCAAttattgaaaaattgaaaaataaatttaattcattATACACTTAAAAAGATGTAACTAAAAGAGTTAGTTTACTTAATTACTCGATGTTAGTTAATTTAAGATCTCTATTCTATTGAACTAAAAAAAAAGGGTATTCAATACAATATAaactttttgtttttttgtttttaattcttaCTTAACTAATGAGAGTGAAAAAAAACTGTTGGATTTATTTAAAATGATTGTAACAAATATAAGTTTCATAattaacaaatatataatatataataacaattttaaaataaaatttgaatatatcgattaattaaatattaatttaactttaaattgaatttaataataaataaataaaaagtaagaAATCTAGTACAAGCGGATGACAAATActagtataatataatataaacttCCTGTACATCACCGGGTACAAAGTTTTATTGGAGAAAAAGAAACATGAGCAAATAAAAGGAAACCTTACAAGAGGATGTAAAATATCCTATTTCAAAACTATTCGATTAACATCACTTGCCCTTAGAAAGCCTTTCGAGTAGAAGCATCAAACTCAAACCTGTGtatataagaaatggaaaacGTGAAAATGGTATTAGGGTTATTAATAAAGATTTTATAGTTTGGATTGagaattttattcattttatttaattttaattttagttttatttttaagattGTTGATACATGGTATCAACAAAAGTAGAGGAGAAGGAGTGGAATTGAAGAAAACTAGTTCACCCATTCTAAGGCCAAGAGCTAGAAAAATAAAGGGACTCAAGTAGAAAAGACCAAAAGCTTAGTGTGTTAAGGTTTTGTGAGTGGAGAGGAGTCCTCCTACTATGTTGCAGCTCGGGATATTTATAGGAGAGTGGTGGTTCCCACTTGAGGAGAGCGTATTAGTTAAAAGTAGATGGCTTAATAGAGGGTTCAATTGGATGGTTAAGGATGGACAGTCCCTCTCGTAAGGGTATGAGGCATACAAATAGTCTGTCACTAAATCACTATTTAGACGGTACAAGACGGAGGGTCACTTGTGGGTGCCTCTTTGTTTGTTTCTCATATTGCCACTTGTCCCAATCAAAGTAGAGGTATAACAAAGATAGTGAAAGGGTTACTTTGAGTTGACTcagagataaataaaataaataaatattttggttCTCTCATCTCATCATTTCAATTCTAATGCATAaaaattaatccttttaaatttaaatgatgAGATGAGATGTGCATGTTACTCAAAAAAAAACAATCATCTACAAATGTTTTATTGTTTTCCATTCATTTTTCACTTCTACCAAACAATGGATAAAAAGGAAAAGtaattttctttctatttttccaTCTCTCTAACTAAGCACACttatgaaaagaaaatttatgtttttcatcctttcaattttctttccACTCTGCCAAGTAAAACCTTAAAGTTGGCGAGCACCATATGCATAAACTTGTACAACAAGTAAAGAGGAGAAGGGGTATTGCTTACTCATTAAATTCAACTTGGATTATACCGGCGTCAGGATCAGCAATGGTAGAGAAAGCATGTTTAGAAAGGTTAATAATCCCTTGGCATCCAGCTTTACAGTAGTCAACAACTTTAACCACCGCAGTGTCACCATTCTTGCAAGGATGTGGTGCTTCATTCGCTCCTCCTATGCATTTAACCCTGTAACTCTTTCCACATGCTCTTCCATTGTTCCACAACGTATCACTAACTCCCGCCACCATATTTCCATAGCTTTGTGTACCATAGCACGCCGAGGCTGTTTAATAAGTCATTTAAAAAATTCACTTGCTTAGTGATTGTTATTCTATCAAACATATTCAATGAGTAGCTGATGGATGATCATGTCTAAAAAATAATGTTTAAGTGAAAAATAGAAGATATATTGAATAACTTATACTCACGAGTATAAGGAGGTTCAAAGAAAACAGCCTTCCCTGATCGGCATGCACAATGGAAGTAAGACACAAGATCATGCATACTGATAGGAAACTTTCATCTCAATCCCAATATATCTTCCACCCATCAGTTTAAAtcttattaattataatttcttgGAGTTACAAACACCTCGCCTTTTGTAAGTGCGCAAAACATTACCATCTTAAAAGAATTTCAACTAATTATGTAAAAAATCATGGAGATTTTTATACAAAAGTTAAgattatattttacttattttattaaaaaataggtaaattagtttttatatgttagatcaaaAGAAAATTAGtcattttgttaagaaatttcatCCACTTTTACTATTAAAACTAGTCTATGTATGTTAACATGATATACATGTGACACGCCACGTATAATTGTTTAGTTATTTCGTCAACCACACTAATTTTTAACCGcacaaattgataaaatttttaacaaaataacaaatttactctttctaTAAATATAtaggattaatttatttatttttaaatagaaatttaaatgCAATCTAACCTCTCATACGAATACCTTCATAATACTTttatcctaaaaaaaaaaaaaaaaactattcatAGTCCCCTTTGGTCAAGAGTCATCGACACTTTAGTCTATCCTTGGATCTAAATTTCTTGCTTTTCGTACACGGTTAGGCTTCCCACGAAATTTCCACCTCATTTCCCTTTAGACTTGGAAAATGATGTTTTCATGGTGTTGTAATTTCTCCACAGCTTATTTATTTTCAACATGGGATAATAACCTCTAAATTATTATACTAAAATGTACTTCTATTTAATTTTCTgcattttttactttttaatccttttattttattttattttattttatttattatttgattgTTTTATAATTTAGTTCTAACTTGATTAATTGTTCTTGGAGTATTGTTTATGTCGTCTATTATGGTTCATGCGAATAAGGATGCTCTATCTTGTCTCATATTCAAACTTTTGGTATCAAGTGCTAAAATATAAATGATTGTTCTTTAATCACGGTTTCGATGGCCATATAATATAAGTTTAATATATAATTCCAAACTCAAACttaataatttttcttaattCATACATGTGAATTTTTTTATCGATACAATATTTAAACTTGACAAAAATTACATATATTAATCTAATAACTTAACACCATTACTTTTTTTGAGGTGCCATATTGAGCTAAtaattagaggtgtgcatgggctggGTTACCTGCCCACCAAGTCTCCGCCTTAAAAATGAGAGGGTTCGGGTAAAAATATAAGCCCGAAATATGAGTTTGGGAAAAAAACGAGGACTGTTTAGAAAACGGGCCGGGCTCGGGAAAAACTTTTTTAGCTGGGCCCggccaattatatactaaatatatatatttttattttaatcatatttacattttatttttaattttaatataatcacttttattatattttcaatttatgtattgttttaagaattgttttaatataatttttatttgttttcttattttaatatttattttaaatgtatttgatgatttattatattttaaaatttttatttaatgaaataagttaaaaaaatttaatatgggccaGCTAGGCGGGTTGGATTCGGACTTAGCAATTTTATTTGGGCGGACTTGGACAAATTTTTATACCCATATTCGAGCAGTGAGCCCAGGCCTAgaaaatgggcttaaaattttgtctAGGTCAGGCTCGGCCCATGCATACCTCTACTAATAAGTAATCAATATgtagttttttttatatat
Above is a genomic segment from Gossypium arboreum isolate Shixiya-1 chromosome 8, ASM2569848v2, whole genome shotgun sequence containing:
- the LOC108469348 gene encoding EG45-like domain containing protein; protein product: MHDLVSYFHCACRSGKAVFFEPPYTPSACYGTQSYGNMVAGVSDTLWNNGRACGKSYRVKCIGGANEAPHPCKNGDTAVVKVVDYCKAGCQGIINLSKHAFSTIADPDAGIIQVEFNEV